The sequence ATGTGCATTTGGAGTGGTCCAATCAGTCATGACTTAAACCTGGCATGACTTCGAGCTATTCACAAAGTCATCCCAGGAATCTTGTCAAACAGTTTTATAAAAAGGAATGGTCCAAAGTTCTTCCTGATCATTGTGCATGTCTGAAGAAATGTTAAGTTGAGCTTGTTGCTGCCAAACGGTGGTCCATTTTTTTCACCTTCTTTTATCAATGTCCTGTGAATATTTACGTTCTCTAAAAATGAGAACTTGTAATTGTTTTTAGGGTGTTTTGTTTCAGCCTGTTGTCATTTACATGATCAGACTACATTACCAATGTGTGCACAAATTTAATCCATTCAAAGGGTGCACAAGCTTTTTCCTCCCGCTGTAATACACTCAAACACAAAATATGTTCTGATGTTCATTTGCCAGAATTATAGTAGTCGGCATACTTTTCTTTTTAAGCAAACAAGGTAATAATTTCTATTATacattaatttcataattattcCCTTTTGTGTGTAGATTTTCTTACTTGAAACCTGTATCATTAGCAGCTATGTAATGAAGGAATATGCATCATATTAGGTCAATTTCATATGATGCAGCAAAAGAACGAATAAATGTAGTACTTACTACCACTTAGTTACCACTACCCCTCTCTCCTCACAGTGACTCAGTGTCATGGACCAGAGAGGTTCAAATGTCGCAGCGGGGAATGTATCGAGATGAGCAAAGTGTGCAACAAGAACCGAGACTGTCCAGACTGGAGCGATGAACCCATTAAAGAATGTGGTGAGTTTTACAACACAATAacgacaaaatgacacttttaACAAAGTGCATAAGTACTGCAACATCCATAGAAATACATTGCTGAGCAGATTTATGTGCCTGTTGTGATGGGTGTAAATCTCTTAATTAGCCGAAAATGCTTCCTGTATGTTACATGTTGCACAATCAGTAACCACGAGCCAATGCAGACCACTTGTTATTTATGCAGGTAGCGGCATGTGGTCTAACAAACGCAACTTTGCTCCAATTGAGGCCCAGTTGGAGAAGTTAGTCATGTGATTTCCAGTCAGCCAACTCATCattttgaagctttttttttttttttttttttttttttttacccaatatcATTTTCAAGCAAAATTTCAAAGCTGTCATTCAACAGAACAACAAAAGCTTCATGGTTGAACATGCTTCAATTATTTAACTGACTGTACCAGGCAGAACGGAGTCGCTTACTAGTATGAACAGTGTTGGATTTGCTGCATTGTGATGTTCTGCAGATGTCAACGAGTGCCTAATGAACAACGGGGGCTGCTCGCATATCTGCAAAGACATGGCTATTGGCTTTGAGTGTGACTGCACACCCGGGCTACAGCTCATTGACCACAAGACCTGTGGAGGTATGACACCTTGTTCACAAATAgtgtttatttaaaacattgctTGCTAATATTATCTAGCAATTCTTGAAATGCTGCCAACAAGTTGAAATGTTGAGCCATTTCTGtcaaacatttttgacaaattCTAGATCTTATGGAATGACTAGTCAATTTATGACCACCAGCAGCTGCATGAAACTTTTCCTTTACAGTATAgctgtggatttttttaaaaactttttattagtgctgtcgaagttaaagcgttaactaattaattaatcaaaaaaaaattagcgcattaatcattgtattaccacagattaatcacactattaattttgaccgcagattatcctttttagctgacagcggatggttacgttaaaggtagctgttagtttgagcaataaacataactacatgcattaaagtaaaacatttaataaatatttacatatgtcggtcatttttttcccattttaaattatgcaaataattaattgattagaaaaagcaggatgagcgtgtacagtggatataaatttttgaagatgacctcataacattaaatgtcgaaaaaattaacacaacaggtgCGATTCAAATTTAGTGGGCAAAATATGTTCGGGGGGAAAAAGGCTTTAAGtcggtgattaatcatgattaatcgaaattctaagatgtgattaatctgattaaaaaatgtaatcgcttTTTATATTAATGATCTTGTTCTACCCTTCTTTCTTCAGACATCAATGAGTGTCTGAACCCAGGCATCTGCAGTCAGATCTGCATTAACCTGAAGGGAGGATACAAATGTGAATGCCACAATGGCTATCAAATGGATCCAACTACAGGAGTATGTAAGGCTGTAGGTGAGTAGTGCCTGATCTAATTAAATCTAGCCCCACTTCATCTAGTGCCTTACCAACAAACAACCATCAGCATGAAagatgcacagaaactcattgATCCCTAGTCTATTCCACTTTACAACACTGCATCAATGTTTATGTTGACGTTATGTTGCCTAATTGCTTATCTCGTTTTTTGTGCAGCAGCAAAATGTCTGGCTAACAAGGGGACGTAGTCGTAGTTCGTACATCTGAGCGGTTCTGAGAATATGGAAAGTTGATAGTTGGGTGGGTTTACTTTACAGTAATTTTAACTTTagtagttagttagctagcacCATGTAACGACCACAATACTGGTGGTAAGCATTGAGAACAGCAGTGCGAAGTGAAGCTCCATCTTGGATGCCAAAATGTGTGGTAGACATCTTTGTGAGGATGGGAACGTATTCACATCACAACACTTCACTTGTTGCAGTACGGCATGTGAACATTTGGAACCATGTTTGAGGATAGCAATTGAAGTTACCAGCACccacctgacaaaaaaaataaaataaatcacatacACATACTCGTCAAGTTTGTCCGAATTTGATTGATACTGTAATGTAAAATGTTGCGCAAGCTAAGTGCTCTTCAATCATAAATGTTCTGGACCTTTGTCAACCCTCCAATTTACTGTGCATatttaagaaaatgttaaagAATTATATGATATAAAGGCTTTTCAAGCGAAAGGTAAACCTTTTTGCTAAGGACACAGGAATTCATTCTCAACTTATCAACATTCAGAATACTGGTACATGTAAGTGCCCCCCCTGCTCCCCTCAGGTAAGGAGCCCAGTCTGATTTTCACAAACCGCCGTGATGTCCGTCGTCTGGGTCTGGAGAGGAAGGAGTACACTCAGATTGTGGAGCAGCAGAGGAACACAGTGGCGCTGGATGCAGACATTGACCAGCAGATAATGTTTTGGGCTGACCTGGGACAGAAGGCCATATTTAGGTAACTTTCGTTACTCAGACATAGCGACGAGCATCAACTTTTTTAGGGACGTTCGATaccatgttttgttgtttttgggtttttttttttttggggggggtgataGAGTAAAGTACTCAACTGTCACCAATACCATGTATTGATATAATTAGTACTTTTGATGCATACAATCCacccccataaaaaaatgacagaaaatttAGGAAATGCCGAGGCATCCCaatgtgtccccccccccctttttaaaattgtatgaaatttgatgaattttctattttaatttcTAGTTTCTGATCAGCGGTCAGCAcccatacctggtatcggtactcaactATCCATATAACCCCCCCCCAAGAGTAAAACCTTGTTTATGTGCCAAAAGTTGTTTTGAAAACTGCATTAATTTAAATTGGTGTATAAAGTAAAATGCATACAGCTCGATGTTATGAATGGGAAGACGGTAAAGTCTCCTTTTAAATGTAGGCTTTCGATTGACTATTTCTCTCTCCCAATGTGTTGAAATAGAGAAGTGAAACTGCAAGCTTCATATTTGTGTAAATGCTGTAATGTCACGTAACACCTTAGTCCTGTGCATGTCTGCAGCTGCAGCTGCCAGACTGTTGTAGGAAGTGTGTCCAAAGTACTGTTTTTACAAATATATTGCTTGGTTTTGATTGATAGTCaggttattaatttattggttTAATGTGGCTATGCAGTGATCTTGAGCTGCATAGCATCATACGGAGTACAGTTTCTAATACCTTTTTAACTACATGAGGCAAAATATGATGCACTACAAACCTGCTAATAAAATGATTCTTTCTGTTAAATAGCTTGTTGTATTGCTTGCTTCTGATAATAGTCTACATTACTATGAGGTCATAGATGGGAAATATTTCAATTTGGGGCCCCATTTGAAAAGTCTTTTCCTTACAGCACTCTGCTGGACAAACGAGGCGACGAAGGCACCCACAACAAAGTGATAGAAAACGTCCATTCTCCCGTTGGAATCGCCGTGGACTGGATATACAAGAACCTGTACTGGTCCGATCTAGGTAGCAAAACCATTTCTGTTGCCAACTTTAATGGGACCAAGCAAAAACTTCTGTTTAGTAGAGGCCTGAAAGAGCCAGCTTCCATTGCTGTGGATCCTCTGTCTGGGTAGGTGCTTATCTGGATTTTGAAGATGCCAGTACAGTTTACTGTAAATCTtaaatcttgttttgttttgttttgtccccccCGTGTCAATTGTAGGTTTCTGTACTGGTCTGACTGGGGTGTGCCAGCCAAGATCGAGAAGTCTGGCATGAATGGAGTCAATAGGCAGATTCTGGTGGCAACGGATATCCAATGGCCAAACGGAATAACCCTTGGTAAGAACATAGCTGTGCACATGAGCCAACAAGCCGTTATGATTTCATGAAGTACTGTGGGGAATTTTCAAGTTCTTAACCtgaaaacatgccttgtgggtGGAGGGTTTGGGTTGTGTTTGATGCATCTACAATGTTGACTTGGTTTTTTCGTGATAGTGTTGCTTCAatgtttaaggcaaatttttcaATGgctcttttgtgtatttttatttttttattttttattgaattgacATCTTCCAACAGCTTCTTAGTCATTTTCCAAATGTtctgcattcatttttttaatcaccttGGGTGTTCTCATTTGCAGTGAAAGCAAATTGAAATTTAGATTGATATACATTTCTGTTGactacattttcttttatttttatttattttttttatctatttttttgtcatacccTTCTAATCTTCTGTCTATTCTTTATCTAGATCTAATCAAAGGCAGGCTGTACTGGGTTGATTCAAAGCTACACATGCTCTGCAGTGTCGACCTGAATGGTGACAACAGGAAGAAAGTGCTGCAGTCTTCAGACTACCTTGCTCACCCTTTTGCGCTCACTGTGTTTGAGGTACTGCTGCCATGTTCTTTTGCATGTTACCTTTTTATGAAATAGTTGCCTTTTTTGTCAGTTATAAATATTGTTTGACCTTTTTtgaatctgaattttttttttttttttttttttttttttttacatttttaaataatgtggaaTAGGTATCCTGTAAGATCTACGATGAACCAATGATCACACTCATCTGAAacaatctgcatttttttttttttccaacaaaatattttttgatttaccagataaaaatgggtgggttGCTTCAGGAAATATAAACTCTGTCAAACATGCATGACTTGTTTGTGGCGACCACTGATAGGGAAAAACGTATTATTTTCTCCTGTTTCATTGAGCTTTGTATGAGCAGCATTGTTTTGAGGCGCTGACATTTACttttagccccccccccccccccttcttaaACAAGATGCATGCCATGACTCATGATCCTCTTTCCAGGATCGTGTTTTCTGGACAGATGGTGAGAAGAAAGCCATTTATGGAGCTAACAAATTCACTGGAATGGACATTGTGACTCTAGCCAACAACCTGAATGATCCACAGGACATCATAGTGTACCATGAGCTCATTCAGCTTTCTGGTAAGAACCgaacacaattacaaaaatcaATGTATGCACATATACAGACTCGTATGTGTATGACACAAAAAATGGATTGTATCATGAAACGGTTGGTTTGTGGGTGGTTTCCAATTTGTTTACAGAACTTTCAGATCTTGAGATTGACATttcagttttaattattttggatAACAGGAGACTCATTCATTGCAATCGATGTTTGTTGTATTCGCTTTTTGGTTAGAAATGGGTGTTTTTGGGGCGGtgggtgttttaaaaaacaaaaccactttTTGTGGGCCTGGTAACTGGTAGAATGACGGTAGAAAATGGAAgaatatattattaatattaattcagTATCAACTCCTCCTAAACGTGGACATGAACTAACCAAAAACCTACATTTGTTTGCAGGAACTAACTGGTGTGCAGAGAAAGGTGCAAATGGAGGCTGCAGCTACATGTGTCTACCTGCACCACAGATCAACAAGCACTCCCCCAAATTTACTTGTCTGTGTCCTGGAGGACAAGAATTGACTGCTGATGGTCTACGCTGTAGGCCTGGTGAGTTAAAACTTGCCCAATTTAATTGATAGTTCTGTGTAGTACACCTGTTACTAGCCTAGCAGTTTTTGACGCATTATCATGCAATTCATGTTGTCTGAAATACTTCCATGACATGCCAGCCACATACTATGGCCTATCTATAGTAGCTATAGCTGTCGTTAGTCTGATTTTACAATCAAATGTTTTTCACTCTTTGCCATTTCATAACTCTACTTCTGCTAGAACTCctactttatttattgttgatCCAACAGTCCTTCTGgactggactgctttttatatagtgctttaacGACACCACATGGTGCTCAGAATTGCATTGTTTTGCAATGTGATCTAAAATGTGTTCAGTGCTTATTTTCGTGTGTTGACGCCGCAGCTAGTTTAATATTCAGTACTGGTGTCATGCAATTGAAGTACCAGTTTTGGTTTGTGACAAAGAGCAGCACTAATAGAATTGGTTTAATTGgttctttaatttattttagcaACATGACAAGGTTTCCCTAAAATGACGATAAGTCAAAATGCAAAGTCTGGTTggaatgaaattattttaatttcaagTTCAACCCAAGTATGGCacaccatttatttttattttttaattgtattatacAATTGGCAGCACTGAATTAGCTTTTGAATGTCTTATGAAGGTCCTCTTAAAAGCCCTTTTTataaatttgtcaaaatgtaattAAGTATATTATATGATATGAGCGGAAATTCCAAGGCGTTCATGTCGGCCTCCCAAAGTTAGTGACGTTTCAAAGTATTTGTATTGCATACTTGAATAATCAGTTGTGGCTGCTACTTATGTATAGTTGTAGTAGCTTTACAGTTTCTgcataatcaaatattttgatcatttttttttcttcatatcaATGTGACTGGGGAATACTAGTCTAATCTGCTTCATCTGATTTTTGTTGAGCCATCCTTCCTTCTGTCTGctcttccagtgttttttttttttttctctctttttaaatgtatagacAGTGAGAACCTGGGAATGGAATTTGGTGCATATAAACTCCTAATTAGACTCTCAGCTGCATCCCAAGCAACTGGTGTAAAGAAAGCACTGGAACATCTCCCTGACAACTCTGCGCTCCTTCCtcaaaagaaaaatgccttgTTAGTCTAAGTTGCCTTGAAACACTGGATTGCAAGTTTGTGCGTATAATTGCGTTAACACACCCTTCAGCAAATTTAGTGCGCTGAATTAATAGCTTGAGACAAGGATGCCTTTCACCATCTCTTCAAGTTGGGCTGTAGCCAAAAGCTTTTATAGTCTGCTGAATCTCCAGCAAATGCATTTATCCCATTTGTTCAGAAATTGTAGCTGCACCAAGTGGAACTGTGGATCATTGTTGCTGAAGCTTTTACTACCTCTTGTTTGTCACAGAAGGTAGGTGATGGGCACTGTCATCCATTTCAGGCTGAACCAATATTTTGGACTTTAACATTATGTTTCAATTcacttttttaaatggccattaGAGGGGTCAGAAAAGCTCTTCTATTCTGCGAGCTTTCCAATGTGTGCCTTGGCTCTAAATTTGGTAAGAAAGTGTGTGCAGGCAAGCTGTAAAACGTTTTTACAAGCAAGAACCCATTCAGGGTTAATATTATGAATCggaacaccccccccccttttttttttttttttttttttgttttgttttgttttttgttttggggtttaagGTTGTTGACCCCCTC comes from Festucalex cinctus isolate MCC-2025b chromosome 15, RoL_Fcin_1.0, whole genome shotgun sequence and encodes:
- the vldlr gene encoding very low-density lipoprotein receptor isoform X2, which codes for MVASTPGILLLPLLICLQHYTAVRGTKTECEANQFQCENGRCIQSVWKCDGDEDCSDGSDEHSCVKKVCPDTDFVCRNGQCVPKRWQCDGEPDCEDGSDESVDICHMRTCRLNEFSCGAGSTQCIPNFWKCDGEKDCDNGEDEVNCGNITCAPNEFTCASERCISRNFVCNGEDDCGDGSDEVACAPSSCGPSEFQCGNASCIPNNWVCDEDVDCQDQSDESPSHCGRHPTPPAKCLTSEMQCLSGECIHKKWRCDGDPDCKDGSDEKNCPVRTCGADQFRCDDGNCILGNRQCNGIRECTDGSDELNCKNVTQCHGPERFKCRSGECIEMSKVCNKNRDCPDWSDEPIKECDVNECLMNNGGCSHICKDMAIGFECDCTPGLQLIDHKTCGDINECLNPGICSQICINLKGGYKCECHNGYQMDPTTGVCKAVGKEPSLIFTNRRDVRRLGLERKEYTQIVEQQRNTVALDADIDQQIMFWADLGQKAIFSTLLDKRGDEGTHNKVIENVHSPVGIAVDWIYKNLYWSDLGSKTISVANFNGTKQKLLFSRGLKEPASIAVDPLSGFLYWSDWGVPAKIEKSGMNGVNRQILVATDIQWPNGITLDLIKGRLYWVDSKLHMLCSVDLNGDNRKKVLQSSDYLAHPFALTVFEDRVFWTDGEKKAIYGANKFTGMDIVTLANNLNDPQDIIVYHELIQLSGTNWCAEKGANGGCSYMCLPAPQINKHSPKFTCLCPGGQELTADGLRCRPEANVSTSIQVNTTARGSAAAWAILPVLLLAMAAVGGYLMWRNWTLKNHKSMNFDNPVYLKTTEEDLNIDITRHSANVGHTYPAISIVSTEDDLS
- the vldlr gene encoding very low-density lipoprotein receptor isoform X1, producing MVASTPGILLLPLLICLQHYTAVRGTKTECEANQFQCENGRCIQSVWKCDGDEDCSDGSDEHSCVKKVCPDTDFVCRNGQCVPKRWQCDGEPDCEDGSDESVDICHMRTCRLNEFSCGAGSTQCIPNFWKCDGEKDCDNGEDEVNCGNITCAPNEFTCASERCISRNFVCNGEDDCGDGSDEVACAPSSCGPSEFQCGNASCIPNNWVCDEDVDCQDQSDESPSHCGRHPTPPAKCLTSEMQCLSGECIHKKWRCDGDPDCKDGSDEKNCPVRTCGADQFRCDDGNCILGNRQCNGIRECTDGSDELNCKNVTQCHGPERFKCRSGECIEMSKVCNKNRDCPDWSDEPIKECDVNECLMNNGGCSHICKDMAIGFECDCTPGLQLIDHKTCGDINECLNPGICSQICINLKGGYKCECHNGYQMDPTTGVCKAVGKEPSLIFTNRRDVRRLGLERKEYTQIVEQQRNTVALDADIDQQIMFWADLGQKAIFSTLLDKRGDEGTHNKVIENVHSPVGIAVDWIYKNLYWSDLGSKTISVANFNGTKQKLLFSRGLKEPASIAVDPLSGFLYWSDWGVPAKIEKSGMNGVNRQILVATDIQWPNGITLDLIKGRLYWVDSKLHMLCSVDLNGDNRKKVLQSSDYLAHPFALTVFEDRVFWTDGEKKAIYGANKFTGMDIVTLANNLNDPQDIIVYHELIQLSGTNWCAEKGANGGCSYMCLPAPQINKHSPKFTCLCPGGQELTADGLRCRPDPSAKTPSEDGKALLSPSPEANVSTSIQVNTTARGSAAAWAILPVLLLAMAAVGGYLMWRNWTLKNHKSMNFDNPVYLKTTEEDLNIDITRHSANVGHTYPAISIVSTEDDLS